A single region of the Silene latifolia isolate original U9 population chromosome 8, ASM4854445v1, whole genome shotgun sequence genome encodes:
- the LOC141594160 gene encoding RING-H2 finger protein ATL11-like: protein MKTKTKTQIYDHYTLLTLLLLLPPYTAAQDNFFGNTGETFTPSTVIIIIMAVVFALTAFLALTLRQFSQGCFGLNTAPINLNVTPDGHLIARGLAAAKIKALPTYVYKDVKEHRKGKVELECSVCLSEFHETQVLRVLPGCSHVFHPICVDKWLLSHVTCPICRRNLEEHVIHVPLPLHNHDDEEKEVNEERTSFKPSNNNNIVGKLPRSHSTGHSLVNVERHTLELPEEVHNNLVMNRSSCEEGALTFMLSPRSDYRSGSVRSLVSTGVDSGGGGGSKKKLEIPPVKKIEHLWPI from the coding sequence atgaaaacaaaaacaaaaacccaaatTTATGACCATTATACCCTCCTAACCCTCCTCCTCCTTCTACCGCCGTACACGGCGGCACAAGACAACTTCTTCGGCAACACCGGAGAAACCTTCACACCATCAACCGTAATCATCATCATAATGGCAGTCGTTTTCGCCTTAACCGCCTTCCTAGCCCTTACCCTTCGCCAATTTTCCCAAGGATGTTTCGGGCTAAACACCGCCCCAATAAACTTAAATGTCACCCCGGACGGCCACCTCATAGCGCGTGGGCTAGCCGCGGCCAAGATTAAAGCTCTTCCAACATATGTTTACAAAGATGTTAAAGAACATCGGAAGGGCAAAGTCGAATTAGAATGCTCCGTGTGTTTAAGTGAGTTTCATGAGACGCAAGTTTTACGGGTTTTACCCGGGTGTAGTCACGTGTTCCATCCTATTTGTGTTGACAAATGGCTTCTTTCTCACGTGACTTGTCCTATTTGTCGGCGAAACCTTGAGGAGCACGTTATTCACGTGCCTTTACCTCTTCATAATCATGatgatgaagaaaaggaggtaAATGAAGAACGCACGAGCTTTAAAccgagtaataataataatattgtagGGAAGTTACCAAGGTCGCATTCGACGGGGCATTCTTTGGTTAATGTGGAGAGGCATACGTTAGAGTTACCTGAGGAGGTACATAATAATTTGGTGATGAATAGGTCAAGTTGTGAAGAGGGAGCGTTGACTTTTATGCTTAGCCCTAGGAGTGATTATCGGTCTGGTTCGGTCCGGTCTTTAGTATCGACTGGTGTcgatagtggtggtggtggtggttcgaaAAAGAAATTGGAGATTCCACCGGTTAAAAAAATTGAGCATTTATGGCCGATTTAG
- the LOC141596466 gene encoding uncharacterized protein LOC141596466, whose translation MAKQHTHPNTSSISTMWIQLKKKQKWVLIMVALLSISTLIVLLMRANSSSSDRIVDSRNNQISPPVSPSKSPLSFMKSKLVLLVSHELSLSGGPLLLMELAFLLRGVGADVVWITYQKPSETDEVVYSLENKMLDRGVQVFSAKGQKAIDTALKADLVVLNTAVAGKWLDAVLKDNVHRVLPKVLWWIHEMRGHYFKLEFVKHLPYVAGAMIDSHTTAEYWKNRTKERLGIKMPDTFVVHLGNSKDLMDVAENSVAKRVLREHVREALGVRNDDLLFAIINSVSRGKGQDLFLRSFYESLQIIKEKKLQVPPMHAVVVGSDMGAQTKFETELRNFVTEKKIQDRVHFINKTLTVAPYLASIDVLVQNSQTRGECFGRITIEAMAFQLPVLGTAAGGTMEIVVNETTGLLHPVGKDGVTPLARNIVKLATHVERRLTMGKKGYGRVKERFLEYHMADRIAFVLKEVLKKAKNHS comes from the exons ATGGCGAAACAACACACACATCCGAATACATCAAGCATATCTACAATGTGGATCCAGCTAAAGAAGAAGCAGAAATGGGTTTTAATAATGGTGGCTTTACTGTCAATCTCAACCCTAATTGTGCTTTTAATGCGCGCCAATTCGTCTTCCTCAGATCGTATTGTTGATTCTCGTAATAATCAGATTTCTCCCCCAGTTTCGCCTTCGAAATCTCCTCTTTCTTTCATGAAATCTAAACTCGTTCTTCTCGTTTCTCATGAACTTTCCCTTTCTG GTGGACCTCTATTACTGATGGAGCTGGCATTTCTTTTGAGGGGTGTTGGTGCTGATGTTGTGTGGATTACTTACCAAAAACCATCAGAAACCGATGAGGTTGTGTACAGTTTGGAAAACAAGATGCTTGACAGAGGAGTACAG GTCTTCTCAGCCAAAGGTCAAAAGGCTATTGATACTGCTCTTAAAGCTGATTTAGTTGTTTTAAACACTGCTGTTGCTGGGAAATGGCTTGATGCAGTACTAAAAGATAATGTGCATCGTGTTCTTCCAAAGGTTTTGTGGTGGATTCATGAAATGCGAGGGCATTACTTTAAGTTGGAGTTTGTGAAGCATCTGCCCTATGTCGCAGGTGCTATGATTGATTCTCACACTACAGCAGAATATTGGAAAAACAGAACTAAAGAGCGTTTGGG TATAAAGATGCCAGACACTTTTGTTGTACACCTTGGGAATAGCAAAGACCTCATGGATGTAGCTGAGAACAGTGTGGCCAAAAGAGTTCTACGTGAACATGTCCGAGAAGCTCTCGGTGTGCGAAATGATGATCTACTTTTCGCAATTATCAATA GTGTTTCTCGTGGCAAAGGGCAGGATTTGTTTCTGCGCTCGTTCTATGAAAGTCTTCAGATTATCAAAGAAAAGAAActccaagtacctccaatgcatGCAGTTGTAGTAGGAAGTGATATGGGAGCACAAACTAAGTTTGAAACAGAGCTACGGAACTTTGTTACAGAGAAAAAGATTCAGGATCGGGTTCATTTCATCAACAAAACCCTCACTGTTGCACCATACCTTGCCTCAATCGATGTCCTTGTCCAAAATTCGCAG ACACGCGGAGAATGTTTCGGGAGAATTACTATTGAAGCTATGGCCTTTCAGTTACCCGTGCTG GGAACAGCAGCTGGAGGCACGATGGAGATAGTTGTGAACGAGACAACCGGTCTGTTGCATCCTGTTGGAAAAGATGGTGTCACCCCTCTTGCAAGGAACATAGTGAAACTAGCAACACATGTTGAAAGGAGGTTAACAATGGGCAAAAAAGGTTATGGAAGGGTGAAAGAGAGGTTTCTCGAGTACCACATGGCTGATCGAATAGCGTTTGTCCTTAAAGAAGTGTTAAAGAAAGCCAAAAATCACAGCTGA
- the LOC141596467 gene encoding uncharacterized protein LOC141596467 isoform X1 → METQTILTAKHPATWAFSRRLNQASQLPISQKFPSLISKTCIKCKRDEIRSNVPSKKMFILGLGYVSQFFAQELKNQGWDISGTCTSITKKKELEEKGFDTHVFDACHPEWKILDILSCYTHLLVSVPPIENVGDPVLQHQDHLRSRLLRGNLQWLCYLSSTSVYGDSKGAWVDEDFSPQPSKNVGKMRLSAEEGWLKLGHDLGISPYVFRLGGIYGPGRSAIDTLLKKRHLSDSQKRRGSRNFTSRVHVADICQALKASISADLHSEIYNVVDDDPAPRAEVFEFAQQLVNKRWPGLVTTNKSSIERTDPIGEEKRVLNARMKNELGVKLVHPSYRSGLQSIIHHMPDPVSL, encoded by the exons ATGGAGACTCAAACTATATTGACAGCTAAACATCCAGCAACATGGGCATTTTCCAGGCGATTAAATCAAGCTTCTCAATTACCCATTTCCCAAAAGTTTCCATCTTTGATATCAAAAACCTGTATTAAATGCAAAAGAGATGAAATTAGATCAAATGTTCCTTCAAAAAAGATGTTCATTCTTGGATTGGGTTATGTAAGTCAATTCTTTGCACAAGAGTTGAAGAATCAAGGATG GGACATCTCAGGGACTTGTACGAGCATTACAAAGAAAAAGGAGCTTGAGGAAAAGGGATTTGATACCCATGTTTTTGATGCATGTCATCCAGA ATGGAAGATCCTCGATATATTGAGTTGCTATACACACCTGCTAGTCTCCGTTCCTCCTATTGAGAATGTTGGGGATCCA GTGCTTCAACATCAAGATCACCTTAGAAGTAGACTCTTGAGAGGAAATTTACAGTGGCTTTGTTATTTGTCATCAACAA GTGTATATGGAGATTCAAAAGGTGCATGGGTCGACGAGGA TTTTTCTCCACAGCCTTCCAAAAACGTAGGTAAAATGAGATTGAGTGCAGAGGAAGGGTGGTTAAAGCTGGGACATGATCTTGGGATTTCGCCGTATGTATTTCGGCTAGGTGGTATATATGGGCCTGGCAGAAG TGCAATTGATACGCTCCTAAAGAAGAGGCATTTATCGGACTCTCAAAAGAGAAGAGGAAGTAGAAATTTCACGTCCCGTGTTCATGTCGCAGATATTTGTCAAGCTCTCAAAGCAAGTATTTCAGCGGATTTACACAG TGAAATTTACAATGTAGTTGATGATGATCCTGCCCCCAGGGCCGAGGTATTTGAGTTTGCTCAGCAATTGGTAAACAAGAGATGGCCTGGTTTAGTTACTACAAACAAGTCGTCTATAGAAAGAACGGATCCTATTGGAGAAGAAAAGCGAGTGTTGAATGCTCGCATGAAGAATGAACTGGGTGTGAAGCTAGTTCATCCAAGTTACCGGTCTGGACTTCAAAGCATTATACATCATATGCCGGATCCCGTCTCCTTGTGA
- the LOC141596467 gene encoding uncharacterized protein LOC141596467 isoform X2 — protein sequence MCLLFGSGEVDNYAVACEVDIFVELGFKFLTLVGDISGTCTSITKKKELEEKGFDTHVFDACHPEWKILDILSCYTHLLVSVPPIENVGDPVLQHQDHLRSRLLRGNLQWLCYLSSTSVYGDSKGAWVDEDFSPQPSKNVGKMRLSAEEGWLKLGHDLGISPYVFRLGGIYGPGRSAIDTLLKKRHLSDSQKRRGSRNFTSRVHVADICQALKASISADLHSEIYNVVDDDPAPRAEVFEFAQQLVNKRWPGLVTTNKSSIERTDPIGEEKRVLNARMKNELGVKLVHPSYRSGLQSIIHHMPDPVSL from the exons ATGTGTTTGTTATTTGGAAGTGGTGAAGTTGATAATTATGCAGTTGCTTGTGAAGTTGACATTTTTGTGGAATTGGGGTTCAAGTTCTTGACTCTAGTTGG GGACATCTCAGGGACTTGTACGAGCATTACAAAGAAAAAGGAGCTTGAGGAAAAGGGATTTGATACCCATGTTTTTGATGCATGTCATCCAGA ATGGAAGATCCTCGATATATTGAGTTGCTATACACACCTGCTAGTCTCCGTTCCTCCTATTGAGAATGTTGGGGATCCA GTGCTTCAACATCAAGATCACCTTAGAAGTAGACTCTTGAGAGGAAATTTACAGTGGCTTTGTTATTTGTCATCAACAA GTGTATATGGAGATTCAAAAGGTGCATGGGTCGACGAGGA TTTTTCTCCACAGCCTTCCAAAAACGTAGGTAAAATGAGATTGAGTGCAGAGGAAGGGTGGTTAAAGCTGGGACATGATCTTGGGATTTCGCCGTATGTATTTCGGCTAGGTGGTATATATGGGCCTGGCAGAAG TGCAATTGATACGCTCCTAAAGAAGAGGCATTTATCGGACTCTCAAAAGAGAAGAGGAAGTAGAAATTTCACGTCCCGTGTTCATGTCGCAGATATTTGTCAAGCTCTCAAAGCAAGTATTTCAGCGGATTTACACAG TGAAATTTACAATGTAGTTGATGATGATCCTGCCCCCAGGGCCGAGGTATTTGAGTTTGCTCAGCAATTGGTAAACAAGAGATGGCCTGGTTTAGTTACTACAAACAAGTCGTCTATAGAAAGAACGGATCCTATTGGAGAAGAAAAGCGAGTGTTGAATGCTCGCATGAAGAATGAACTGGGTGTGAAGCTAGTTCATCCAAGTTACCGGTCTGGACTTCAAAGCATTATACATCATATGCCGGATCCCGTCTCCTTGTGA